The region TCTAGTGCACTGGTAGGCTCGTCGAGCACGACAACATCAGCATCCTTCATATAGGCACGAGCTAGGGCTACCTTTTGCCATTGTCCACCGCTCAATTCTTGACCTTTTGCAAAGCGTCTTCCTAACTGTTGATCGATACCGCCTTTCATTACGGCAACAACTTGATCTGCCAGGCTGCGTTGTGCGGCATCATTGATCATAGAATCATTAGAAAGCTCGTCTATATTTCCTACGGCTATGTTCTCGCGTAAGCTAAATTCATACTTAAAGAAGTCTTGGAAAATAACACCAAAACGTTTTCGGTATTCTTGCTTGTCAAATTGTGCAATGTTGACTCCATCGAGCAATATTTCTCCTTTTGTAGGTTCATAAAATCGCAAGATCAATTTGATCAATGTTGTTTTCCCTGCACCATTCTGTCCAACAAATGCTATTTTCTCTCCTGCTTTGATCTTAAAACTCACTCCTTTCAATACATCTGTGTCACTACCTGCATAACCAAAATGCACATTTTTAATTTCAAAGCCTTCTTGAATACGCTCGGGAAGTGGAGTAGTGGAGATTGCCTGATCTGTGACCTGTATATCTAAAAAGTCAAAGTAGTCTCTTAAATAAAGGGAACCTTCAGAAATGGCAGTAAATCTGGAAAAGAACCCCTGAAGGTTATTTCGCAAACGGTTAAATGATCCAGATAAAAAGGTTAATTCTCCTATAGAAAGAGTCCCTGAAATTACCTTAAAAATAATAAAGATGTAAGCCCCATAATAAGACAAAATCCCTAAAATATTAAACAAGGAACCGTACAGACTTTGCTTTAAAGAAAGCTTTTTATTGATTTCATAGTAATCGCCAGACAGCTTTTTAAATCGCGAGGCGATATAATCGGTCAGGCCAAAAAGCTTGACCTCTTTTGCTGTTTGATTATTGGCTCCTATAAAACGCAAATAATCCAGTTCACGACGCTCGGCGGTCCAGCTGCGAGCAACTGAATACCGGTGAGAACTAAATTTGGCTTCATTGATAAAGGACGGAATAATACTCAATACCAAAAGGATGATCAATAAGGGTTCAAAATAGATCAAACCTGCGATTAAGGATCCTATGGAAATAACACTTTGAATCTGGCTTAAGGAAGCACTCATCAATCCTACGCGACCGCTGGTTTGCTGTCTGGCGCGTTCTAGTTTGTCATAAAAGTCAGGATCTTCTAATTGCTCTAAAGTCAGTTCGTTTGTTTTCCTAATGATTCTTTCTGAAGAGGCATTGGAATATAAATCACCTATCAATCCATCGGTAAGGTTGATCAATCTATTTAACAAATCGGCTAGGACAGCAACACTTAATTCGATCGCAACATAAGTCCAGAGTTGGTTAAGGTCTTTTTCATCGAGTGAGATTTGTAAAATAACCTCATCAATGATCAGTTTTCCTACCCACAACAAGATAACAGGACTCAGTGCAGTAAGGAGTCTAGCGATAAAGTTGGTCACAAAAAGCTTGGGACTGACACGCCAGATTTCTTTAAAGAATCTGGGTAAGGTTTTTAAGGCGCTGAAAGAGAATGTTTTTCCCTTTTTACTCTGTTCTTTTATAGATGCTGGAACTCTTGCCACATTTTTGATTTAGAAGACAAAGGTACGATACAAGGAATTGTTTATGCTGTTCTCGCTTTCGCGAAAGCGGACTTTTAATAACCTCTTTTATCGGAATACAACTGAGAAGTAGGGAGGAAATGAATGGTCGTCATCAAGTGCGAGTATTCAAAAACTGCAACAGATTGCTTTAACGGCATTTAAAAGCCTTTAGTTTATAGGTTTCCTGAAACTTTTCCTAAGGCAATTCTTTACCCGTCGAAGCAATATAAATTTGAAACCATTGCTCTAGTGACATTTTAATTTGGAAGGAGTCTACGGCTGTTTGAATGCGCTCGATCTTACCAGTTCCCAATATGGGAATGATGCCAGATGGATGCATCAATAGCCATTGGTACAAGATTTGTTCCGTTTGGGAAACCCCTAGTTCTTGAGCTACTATTTTTACGGCTTGAAGCAGTCTGGCTCCTTTCTCGGTTTTGGGAGTTAGAAGTTCACCACCAGCAAGAGGCGACCAGGCCATAGGACGTATTTTTTTGGAGATCAGGTAATCTAGGTTTTGGTTTTCAAAATGCTCCAAAGAGTAAGCAGAAATCTCGATTTGGTTCGTGACCAGTGGTTCCTCCACATAGGCTTGCAAGGACTCCAATTGCAATGGGAGAAAATTAGAAACCCCAAAATGAAGCACTTTACCGCTAGACTTTAATTGATCAAAAGCTTTTGCCACTTCTTCAGGATTAAAAAAAGGTGATGGTCGGTGCAATAACAACACATCTATATAATCGGTTTGCAGGTTTTTAAGGGATTCTTCTACTTGAGAAACAATGTAAGAGGCGCTGTAATCGTAATATTTCACTTTGCGCTCTGGAAATTTACTGGTGTTGAGTTTGATGCCACATTTAGTAACCAGCTGCATTTGGTCGCGCAATGCGCTTTCATTTTTCATCACTTTTCCAAAAGCCGCTTCACATTCATGATTTCCATAAATATCAGCATGATCAAAAGTGCTTACTCCAGTTTCTATAGACTCTTGAATAAAAGAAAGTAATTCTTGATCGGTTTTATTCCAGTCGAGCAAACGCCACATTCCCAGAACGATTCTTGATACTTCTAAATTTGCGGCAAGCTTTGTCTTTATCTCCATAGAGGTCAAAGTTATTATTGATTTTTAATTAAATTCTCCATAGTTAGACTAACTACGGATTTGTGGACCAAAGAGAAGCAGCTTTAAGCATGGCTCTTCTAGGTAGTTTTAATCCTGCTACTACTAACTCGGCAAAATCTTCTGGTTGTAATACACTGTCTTCAGAATCTTTATCTGCTATTCCTAAATCTACCGCCATGTCTGTTGCAATGGTGCTAGGTGTAAGCGTACAAACTCTGATATTGTTTTTACGTACTTCTTTCATCAAGGATTCTGACATCCCGATTACTGCAAATTTAGAAGCCGAATAAGCCGAGGTACTGGCATTACCACTCAATCCTGCGGTAGAAGAAACGTTGATAATGTCACCGTGATTTTGATCGATCAAATAAGGCAGGACTTCTTTAGTGATATAATACATTCCCATAAGGTTGGTCTGTATGATCTGACTCCACCGGTCCACATCCATATCGTTGAGCGTACCAAAAGCCGCAATACCCGCATTGTTTACTAGAATATCTACACCACCCAAATCAGAAACTAAGGTTTTGATATGCTTTTGAACCTCTTTATAATTACCTAAATCAAACACGGCATAAGTGGCCTGGACACCTAGATGTTCTAACTCGCTAACCGTTGCTTTTAAAGCTACTTCATCTCTACCAGTAATGGCTACGTTTATTCCCTCTTTAGCAAATGCTATTGCTGTAGCTTTTCCTAAACCACGGTTACCCCCTGTGATGATCGCATTTTTACCTTTTAAATCTTGCATGTATGTTGTATTAAAGTTGAAATGAATATGGATTATATGAAAGG is a window of Nonlabens sp. MB-3u-79 DNA encoding:
- a CDS encoding ABC transporter ATP-binding protein — translated: MARVPASIKEQSKKGKTFSFSALKTLPRFFKEIWRVSPKLFVTNFIARLLTALSPVILLWVGKLIIDEVILQISLDEKDLNQLWTYVAIELSVAVLADLLNRLINLTDGLIGDLYSNASSERIIRKTNELTLEQLEDPDFYDKLERARQQTSGRVGLMSASLSQIQSVISIGSLIAGLIYFEPLLIILLVLSIIPSFINEAKFSSHRYSVARSWTAERRELDYLRFIGANNQTAKEVKLFGLTDYIASRFKKLSGDYYEINKKLSLKQSLYGSLFNILGILSYYGAYIFIIFKVISGTLSIGELTFLSGSFNRLRNNLQGFFSRFTAISEGSLYLRDYFDFLDIQVTDQAISTTPLPERIQEGFEIKNVHFGYAGSDTDVLKGVSFKIKAGEKIAFVGQNGAGKTTLIKLILRFYEPTKGEILLDGVNIAQFDKQEYRKRFGVIFQDFFKYEFSLRENIAVGNIDELSNDSMINDAAQRSLADQVVAVMKGGIDQQLGRRFAKGQELSGGQWQKVALARAYMKDADVVVLDEPTSALDAQAEYDVFERFIGLTKGKTSIIISHRFSTVRMADRILVLEDGQVAEIGTHEELMAAPQLYEQLFNLQAAGYQ
- a CDS encoding 3-ketoacyl-ACP reductase, whose translation is MQDLKGKNAIITGGNRGLGKATAIAFAKEGINVAITGRDEVALKATVSELEHLGVQATYAVFDLGNYKEVQKHIKTLVSDLGGVDILVNNAGIAAFGTLNDMDVDRWSQIIQTNLMGMYYITKEVLPYLIDQNHGDIINVSSTAGLSGNASTSAYSASKFAVIGMSESLMKEVRKNNIRVCTLTPSTIATDMAVDLGIADKDSEDSVLQPEDFAELVVAGLKLPRRAMLKAASLWSTNP
- a CDS encoding aldo/keto reductase family oxidoreductase, with translation MEIKTKLAANLEVSRIVLGMWRLLDWNKTDQELLSFIQESIETGVSTFDHADIYGNHECEAAFGKVMKNESALRDQMQLVTKCGIKLNTSKFPERKVKYYDYSASYIVSQVEESLKNLQTDYIDVLLLHRPSPFFNPEEVAKAFDQLKSSGKVLHFGVSNFLPLQLESLQAYVEEPLVTNQIEISAYSLEHFENQNLDYLISKKIRPMAWSPLAGGELLTPKTEKGARLLQAVKIVAQELGVSQTEQILYQWLLMHPSGIIPILGTGKIERIQTAVDSFQIKMSLEQWFQIYIASTGKELP